A genomic stretch from Mastacembelus armatus chromosome 7, fMasArm1.2, whole genome shotgun sequence includes:
- the ttll10 gene encoding protein polyglycylase TTLL10 isoform X1, translating into MLERFDVMSSQCWVESCNEGQANETHEKQEGEEADEEVNVSCGVNQPKGSLSEAATGGELPSPPDFSSMQEMRSVGGLEEVKREKTETRQERKRFIHTTDRESQQRGSGPCLLKRYLPKSFPRNLSTCRERQVDEPRGPGPFFFFGGANGAEIVSLYFENKGWRRIYNKHREDFKLKWCETKSPANYCNFREGEQLLYQIPNNKVLTTKIGLLSSLREYERVSSKVSHGPGLRRLKMEEFVPTTFRMDVKEEREAFFAQQEGLSTSESKMWICKPTGLNQGKGIFLLKSQEDISAFKLKLQLMEDCQAKRKMHHRQPQARIVQHYIQSPLLLKGKKFDVRSYLLIACTAPYMVFFRHGYVRLTCDLYDPSSNNLTAHLTNQYMQKKNPLYSQLKEDTVWSMESFNAYVNDRFQVAKGLPRDWVLGTFAKRMQQIMMQCFSAVKSKLDCRLGFFDLIGCDFMIDEDFKVWLLEMNCNPALHTNCQVLKEVIPSTVVEVLDLTLEIFNKCRLRHRILPLTSQREFVLLYNGIFRPDLLLFSSKINLDSEFHQKITKKTDKTETRQCKSGFGSKNVPSAVPDNSEHVSVSSERTGSSKPGHHPITSTVMSPLHQNLSLVQGPSHFPSSKQTVRSKSHRPRVELRLSKCTLHHKAADDVKHCKMQQETRIIMGLSSLALNEGISVCGPTEKTPFPRHAGDLVCEQMWRGEKISDVPREDTKTLVYQRKEEL; encoded by the exons ATGTTAGAACGATTTGATGTCATGTCATCTCAGTGTTGGGTGGAGTCCTGCAATGAGGGCCAGGCAAATGAAACACATGAGAAGCAAGAAGGTGAAGAAGCAGATGAGGAAGTGAACGTTTCCTGTGGGGTCAACCAACCCAAAGGAAGCCTGAGCGAGGCGGCAACAGGAGGAGAGCTGCCTTCGCCACCTGACTTTAGTAGCATGCAGGAAATGAGGTCAGTGGGTGGTCTGGAGGAAGTCAAGAGGGAGAAGACAGAGACTCGACAAGAGAGGAAGAGGTTTATCCACACGACTGACCGAGAGAGTCAACAAAGAgggtcag GTCCTTGCCTGTTAAAGCGATACCTCCCGAAATCATTCCCCAGGAACCTGTCAACCTGCAGGGAACGGCAGGTGGATGAGCCTCGGGGGCCGggccctttcttcttttttggaGGAGCCAATGGGGCTGAAAT AGTGAGCCTTTACTTTGAGAACAAAGGGTGGAGGAGGATTTACAATAAGCACAGGGAGGATTTCAAACTCAAGTGGTGTGAGACCAAATCACCAGCCAATTACTGCAACTTCAGAGAAG GTGAACAATTGTTGTACCAGATTCCTAACAACAAGGTCCTCACCACTAAGATCGGTCTCCTCAGCAGTCTACGGGAGTATGAGCGAGTCAGCAGCAAAGTCAGCCATGGTCCTGGACTGAG GAGGCTGAAAATGGAAGAGTTTGTTCCCACTACCTTCCGCATGGATgtgaaggaagagagggaggctTTCTTTGCCCAGCAGGAGG GTCTGAGCACCAGTGAAAGTAAAATGTGGATCTGTAAGCCTACGGGTCTGAACCAGGGCAAAGGGATATTTCTGCTGAAGAGCCAGGAGGACATTTCTGCCTTCAAACTGAAGCTGCAGCTCATGGAAGACTGCCAGGCCAAGAGGAAGATGCATCACCGCCAGCCTCAGGCTCGTATTGTCCAACA TTACATCCAGAGTCCACTGCTCCTGAAGGGGAAAAAGTTTGATGTGCGCTCTTACCTTCTGATCGCTTGCACTGCACCTTATATGGTCTTCTTTCGCCACGGGTATGTGCGACTGACCTGCGACCTCTACGACCCCAGTTCCAACAACCTCACTGCTCACCTGACAAACCAG TACATGCAGAAGAAGAACCCTCTGTACAGTCAGCTGAAGGAGGACACTGTGTGGTCCATGGAGAGCTTCAATGCCTACGTCAATGACAGGTTTCAGGTTGCCAAAGGTCTACCAAGGGACTGGGTGCTGGGCACCTTTGCA AAGCGCATGCAGCAGATCATGAtgcagtgtttctctgcagTCAAGTCTAAGTTGGACTGCCGACTGGGCTTCTTTGACTTGATTGGCTGTGACTTCATGATTGATGAGGACTTCAAG GTGTGGCTGTTGGAAATGAATTGTAATCCAGCTCTTCATACAAATTGTCAGGTACTGAAGGAAGTGATACCCAGCACTGTTGTGGAGGTACTAG ATTTAACTCTGGAGATCTTCAACAAGTGTCGTCTCAGGCACAGGATCCTTCCTTTGACCAGTCAGAGGGAGTTTGTGCTGCTATATAATGGCATTTTCCGTCCTGATTTACTGCTGTTCAGCAGCAAGATCAACTTGGACAGTGAATTCCAccaaaaaataaccaaaaagaCCGATAAGACTGAAACCAGACAATGTAAGTCAGGATTTGGGAGCAAAAATGTGCCCTCAGCAGTCCCTGATAATTCTGAGCATGTGTCAGTGAGTAGTGAGAGAACAGGTAGTTCAAAACCTGGCCACCATCCCATCACCTCCACTGTCATGTCACCTCTTCATCAAAACCTGTCATTAGTGCAGGGACCTTCACATTTCCCCAGCAGCAAACAGACTGTCAGGAGTAAGAGCCATCGGCCTCGGGTCGAACTCAGGTTGAGCAAATGCACTTTGCATCACAAGGCTGCAGATGACGTAAAGCACTGCAAGATGCAGCAGGAGACTAGGATCATCATGGGGTTGTCATCACTGGCGCTGAATGAAGGCATCTCTGTCTGTGGCCCTACAGAGAAAACACCATTCCCTCGTCATGCTGGGGATCTTGTGTGTGAACAAAtgtggagaggagagaaaatcagTGACGTGCCCAGAGAGGATACAAAGACTTTAGTGTACCAAAGAAAAGAGGAACTGTGA
- the ttll10 gene encoding protein polyglycylase TTLL10 isoform X2: protein MLERFDVMSSQCWVESCNEGQANETHEKQEGEEADEEVNVSCGVNQPKGSLSEAATGGELPSPPDFSSMQEMRSVGGLEEVKREKTETRQERKRFIHTTDRESQQRGSGPCLLKRYLPKSFPRNLSTCRERQVDEPRGPGPFFFFGGANGAEIVSLYFENKGWRRIYNKHREDFKLKWCETKSPANYCNFREGEQLLYQIPNNKVLTTKIGLLSSLREYERVSSKVSHGPGLRRLKMEEFVPTTFRMDVKEEREAFFAQQEGLSTSESKMWICKPTGLNQGKGIFLLKSQEDISAFKLKLQLMEDCQAKRKMHHRQPQARIVQHYIQSPLLLKGKKFDVRSYLLIACTAPYMVFFRHGYVRLTCDLYDPSSNNLTAHLTNQYMQKKNPLYSQLKEDTVWSMESFNAYVNDRFQVAKGLPRDWVLGTFAKRMQQIMMQCFSAVKSKLDCRLGFFDLIGCDFMIDEDFKVLKEVIPSTVVEVLDLTLEIFNKCRLRHRILPLTSQREFVLLYNGIFRPDLLLFSSKINLDSEFHQKITKKTDKTETRQCKSGFGSKNVPSAVPDNSEHVSVSSERTGSSKPGHHPITSTVMSPLHQNLSLVQGPSHFPSSKQTVRSKSHRPRVELRLSKCTLHHKAADDVKHCKMQQETRIIMGLSSLALNEGISVCGPTEKTPFPRHAGDLVCEQMWRGEKISDVPREDTKTLVYQRKEEL from the exons ATGTTAGAACGATTTGATGTCATGTCATCTCAGTGTTGGGTGGAGTCCTGCAATGAGGGCCAGGCAAATGAAACACATGAGAAGCAAGAAGGTGAAGAAGCAGATGAGGAAGTGAACGTTTCCTGTGGGGTCAACCAACCCAAAGGAAGCCTGAGCGAGGCGGCAACAGGAGGAGAGCTGCCTTCGCCACCTGACTTTAGTAGCATGCAGGAAATGAGGTCAGTGGGTGGTCTGGAGGAAGTCAAGAGGGAGAAGACAGAGACTCGACAAGAGAGGAAGAGGTTTATCCACACGACTGACCGAGAGAGTCAACAAAGAgggtcag GTCCTTGCCTGTTAAAGCGATACCTCCCGAAATCATTCCCCAGGAACCTGTCAACCTGCAGGGAACGGCAGGTGGATGAGCCTCGGGGGCCGggccctttcttcttttttggaGGAGCCAATGGGGCTGAAAT AGTGAGCCTTTACTTTGAGAACAAAGGGTGGAGGAGGATTTACAATAAGCACAGGGAGGATTTCAAACTCAAGTGGTGTGAGACCAAATCACCAGCCAATTACTGCAACTTCAGAGAAG GTGAACAATTGTTGTACCAGATTCCTAACAACAAGGTCCTCACCACTAAGATCGGTCTCCTCAGCAGTCTACGGGAGTATGAGCGAGTCAGCAGCAAAGTCAGCCATGGTCCTGGACTGAG GAGGCTGAAAATGGAAGAGTTTGTTCCCACTACCTTCCGCATGGATgtgaaggaagagagggaggctTTCTTTGCCCAGCAGGAGG GTCTGAGCACCAGTGAAAGTAAAATGTGGATCTGTAAGCCTACGGGTCTGAACCAGGGCAAAGGGATATTTCTGCTGAAGAGCCAGGAGGACATTTCTGCCTTCAAACTGAAGCTGCAGCTCATGGAAGACTGCCAGGCCAAGAGGAAGATGCATCACCGCCAGCCTCAGGCTCGTATTGTCCAACA TTACATCCAGAGTCCACTGCTCCTGAAGGGGAAAAAGTTTGATGTGCGCTCTTACCTTCTGATCGCTTGCACTGCACCTTATATGGTCTTCTTTCGCCACGGGTATGTGCGACTGACCTGCGACCTCTACGACCCCAGTTCCAACAACCTCACTGCTCACCTGACAAACCAG TACATGCAGAAGAAGAACCCTCTGTACAGTCAGCTGAAGGAGGACACTGTGTGGTCCATGGAGAGCTTCAATGCCTACGTCAATGACAGGTTTCAGGTTGCCAAAGGTCTACCAAGGGACTGGGTGCTGGGCACCTTTGCA AAGCGCATGCAGCAGATCATGAtgcagtgtttctctgcagTCAAGTCTAAGTTGGACTGCCGACTGGGCTTCTTTGACTTGATTGGCTGTGACTTCATGATTGATGAGGACTTCAAG GTACTGAAGGAAGTGATACCCAGCACTGTTGTGGAGGTACTAG ATTTAACTCTGGAGATCTTCAACAAGTGTCGTCTCAGGCACAGGATCCTTCCTTTGACCAGTCAGAGGGAGTTTGTGCTGCTATATAATGGCATTTTCCGTCCTGATTTACTGCTGTTCAGCAGCAAGATCAACTTGGACAGTGAATTCCAccaaaaaataaccaaaaagaCCGATAAGACTGAAACCAGACAATGTAAGTCAGGATTTGGGAGCAAAAATGTGCCCTCAGCAGTCCCTGATAATTCTGAGCATGTGTCAGTGAGTAGTGAGAGAACAGGTAGTTCAAAACCTGGCCACCATCCCATCACCTCCACTGTCATGTCACCTCTTCATCAAAACCTGTCATTAGTGCAGGGACCTTCACATTTCCCCAGCAGCAAACAGACTGTCAGGAGTAAGAGCCATCGGCCTCGGGTCGAACTCAGGTTGAGCAAATGCACTTTGCATCACAAGGCTGCAGATGACGTAAAGCACTGCAAGATGCAGCAGGAGACTAGGATCATCATGGGGTTGTCATCACTGGCGCTGAATGAAGGCATCTCTGTCTGTGGCCCTACAGAGAAAACACCATTCCCTCGTCATGCTGGGGATCTTGTGTGTGAACAAAtgtggagaggagagaaaatcagTGACGTGCCCAGAGAGGATACAAAGACTTTAGTGTACCAAAGAAAAGAGGAACTGTGA
- the ttll10 gene encoding protein polyglycylase TTLL10 isoform X3 — MLERFDVMSSQCWVESCNEGQANETHEKQEGEEADEEVNVSCGVNQPKGSLSEAATGGELPSPPDFSSMQEMRSVGGLEEVKREKTETRQERKRFIHTTDRESQQRGSGPCLLKRYLPKSFPRNLSTCRERQVDEPRGPGPFFFFGGANGAEIVSLYFENKGWRRIYNKHREDFKLKWCETKSPANYCNFREGEQLLYQIPNNKVLTTKIGLLSSLREYERVSSKVSHGPGLRRLKMEEFVPTTFRMDVKEEREAFFAQQEGLSTSESKMWICKPTGLNQGKGIFLLKSQEDISAFKLKLQLMEDCQAKRKMHHRQPQARIVQHYIQSPLLLKGKKFDVRSYLLIACTAPYMVFFRHGYVRLTCDLYDPSSNNLTAHLTNQYMQKKNPLYSQLKEDTVWSMESFNAYVNDRFQVAKGLPRDWVLGTFAKRMQQIMMQCFSAVKSKLDCRLGFFDLIGCDFMIDEDFKVWLLEMNCNPALHTNCQI; from the exons ATGTTAGAACGATTTGATGTCATGTCATCTCAGTGTTGGGTGGAGTCCTGCAATGAGGGCCAGGCAAATGAAACACATGAGAAGCAAGAAGGTGAAGAAGCAGATGAGGAAGTGAACGTTTCCTGTGGGGTCAACCAACCCAAAGGAAGCCTGAGCGAGGCGGCAACAGGAGGAGAGCTGCCTTCGCCACCTGACTTTAGTAGCATGCAGGAAATGAGGTCAGTGGGTGGTCTGGAGGAAGTCAAGAGGGAGAAGACAGAGACTCGACAAGAGAGGAAGAGGTTTATCCACACGACTGACCGAGAGAGTCAACAAAGAgggtcag GTCCTTGCCTGTTAAAGCGATACCTCCCGAAATCATTCCCCAGGAACCTGTCAACCTGCAGGGAACGGCAGGTGGATGAGCCTCGGGGGCCGggccctttcttcttttttggaGGAGCCAATGGGGCTGAAAT AGTGAGCCTTTACTTTGAGAACAAAGGGTGGAGGAGGATTTACAATAAGCACAGGGAGGATTTCAAACTCAAGTGGTGTGAGACCAAATCACCAGCCAATTACTGCAACTTCAGAGAAG GTGAACAATTGTTGTACCAGATTCCTAACAACAAGGTCCTCACCACTAAGATCGGTCTCCTCAGCAGTCTACGGGAGTATGAGCGAGTCAGCAGCAAAGTCAGCCATGGTCCTGGACTGAG GAGGCTGAAAATGGAAGAGTTTGTTCCCACTACCTTCCGCATGGATgtgaaggaagagagggaggctTTCTTTGCCCAGCAGGAGG GTCTGAGCACCAGTGAAAGTAAAATGTGGATCTGTAAGCCTACGGGTCTGAACCAGGGCAAAGGGATATTTCTGCTGAAGAGCCAGGAGGACATTTCTGCCTTCAAACTGAAGCTGCAGCTCATGGAAGACTGCCAGGCCAAGAGGAAGATGCATCACCGCCAGCCTCAGGCTCGTATTGTCCAACA TTACATCCAGAGTCCACTGCTCCTGAAGGGGAAAAAGTTTGATGTGCGCTCTTACCTTCTGATCGCTTGCACTGCACCTTATATGGTCTTCTTTCGCCACGGGTATGTGCGACTGACCTGCGACCTCTACGACCCCAGTTCCAACAACCTCACTGCTCACCTGACAAACCAG TACATGCAGAAGAAGAACCCTCTGTACAGTCAGCTGAAGGAGGACACTGTGTGGTCCATGGAGAGCTTCAATGCCTACGTCAATGACAGGTTTCAGGTTGCCAAAGGTCTACCAAGGGACTGGGTGCTGGGCACCTTTGCA AAGCGCATGCAGCAGATCATGAtgcagtgtttctctgcagTCAAGTCTAAGTTGGACTGCCGACTGGGCTTCTTTGACTTGATTGGCTGTGACTTCATGATTGATGAGGACTTCAAG GTGTGGCTGTTGGAAATGAATTGTAATCCAGCTCTTCATACAAATTGTCAG ATTTAA